One genomic window of Saccharomyces cerevisiae S288C chromosome XII, complete sequence includes the following:
- the ERG3 gene encoding C-5 sterol desaturase (C-5 sterol desaturase; glycoprotein that catalyzes the introduction of a C-5(6) double bond into episterol, a precursor in ergosterol biosynthesis; transcriptionally down-regulated when ergosterol is in excess; mutants are viable, but cannot grow on non-fermentable carbon sources; substrate of HRD ubiquitin ligase; mutation is functionally complemented by human SC5D) → MDLVLEVADHYVLDDLYAKVLPASLAANIPVKWQKLLGLNSGFSNSTILQETLNSKNAVKECRRFYGQVPFLFDMSTTSFASLLPRSSILREFLSLWVIVTIFGLLLYLFTASLSYVFVFDKSIFNHPRYLKNQMAMEIKLAVSAIPWMSMLTVPWFVMELNGHSKLYMKIDYENHGVRKLIIEYFTFIFFTDCGVYLAHRWLHWPRVYRALHKPHHKWLVCTPFASHSFHPVDGFLQSISYHIYPLILPLHKVSYLILFTFVNFWTVMIHDGQYLSNNPAVNGTACHTVHHLYFNYNYGQFTTLWDRLGGSYRRPDDSLFDPKLRDAKETWDAQVKEVEHFIKEVEGDDNDRIYENDPNTKKNN, encoded by the coding sequence ATGGATTTGGTCTTAGAAGTCGCTGACCATTATGTCTTAGACGACTTGTACGCTAAAGTTCTGCCCGCTTCGTTGGCAGCTAATATTCCTGTCAAGTGGCAGAAATTGCTAGGGTTGAACAGTGGGTTCAGCAATTCTACGATTTTGCAGGAGACTTTGAACTCCAAGAATGCCGTCAAAGAATGTAGAAGGTTCTACGGGCAGGTGCCATTCCTGTTTGATATGTCGACGACGTCTTTTGCATCGCTATTGCCTCGTTCCAGCATCTTGAGAGAATTCCTCTCACTATGGGTTATTGTTACGATCTTTGGTTTACTACTTTACTTATTCACGGCTAGTCTCAGCTACGTGTTTGTGTTTGACAAGTCGATTTTCAACCATCCTCGTTACTTGAAAAACCAAATGGCAATGGAAATCAAGTTGGCAGTCAGTGCTATCCCATGGATGTCGATGTTGACCGTTCCATGGTTTGTTATGGAATTGAACGGCCATTCTAAACTATACATGAAGATTGATTATGAAAACCACGGTGTAAGGAAGCTCATTATCGAGTACTTCactttcatctttttcactGATTGCGGTGTGTATTTAGCGCACAGATGGTTGCATTGGCCAAGGGTCTACCGTGCTCTGCACAAGCCTCATCACAAGTGGCTGGTCTGCACACCTTTCGCATCTCATTCTTTCCATCCTGTAGACGGGTTTTTGCAATCCATCTCGTACCACATCTACCCATTGATTCTGCCATTACACAAGGTTTCTTATTTGATTCTGTTCACTTTTGTTAACTTTTGGACTGTTATGATTCATGACGGTCAATACCTATCAAACAATCCTGCCGTCAACGGTACTGCCTGCCACACGGTTCACCATCTATATTTCAACTACAACTACGGTCAATTCACCACTCTGTGGGACAGACTAGGGGGTTCTTACCGTAGACCAGATGACTCATTGTTTGATCCTAAGTTAAGAGATGCTAAGGAGACCTGGGACGCTCAAGTTAAGGAAGTTGAACATTTCATCAAGGAGGTCGAAGgtgatgataatgatagAATCTATGAAAACGACCCAAAtaccaagaagaacaacTGA
- the RPL22A gene encoding 60S ribosomal protein eL22 RPL22A (Ribosomal 60S subunit protein L22A; required for translation of long 5' UTR of IME1 mRNA and meiotic entry; required for the oxidative stress response, pseudohyphal and invasive growth; homologous to mammalian ribosomal protein L22, no bacterial homolog; RPL22A has a paralog, RPL22B, that arose from the whole genome duplication) produces the protein MAPNTSRKQKIAKTFTVDVSSPTENGVFDPASYAKYLIDHIKVEGAVGNLGNAVTVTEDGTVVTVVSTAKFSGKYLKYLTKKYLKKNQLRDWIRFVSTKTNEYRLAFYQVTPEEDEEEDEE, from the exons ATGGCCCCAAAC ACTTCCAGAAAGCAAAAGATTGCCAAGACCTTTACCGTCGATGTCTCTTCTCCAACTGAAAACGGTGTCTTCGACCCAGCTTCCTACGCTAAGTACTTGATCGACCACATCAAGGTCGAAGGTGCTGTCGGTAACTTGGGTAACGCTGTCACTGTCACTGAAGATGGTACCGTTGTTACTGTTGTTTCCACTGCCAAGTTCTCTGGTAAGTACTTGAAGTACTTGACAAAGAAGTACTTGAAGAAGAACCAATTGAGAGACTGGATCAGATTTGTCTCTACCAAGACCAACGAATACAGATTGGCCTTCTACCAAGTCACTCcagaagaagacgaagaagaagacgaagaataa
- the MNL2 gene encoding putative mannosidase MNL2 (Putative mannosidase involved in ER-associated protein degradation; localizes to the endoplasmic reticulum; sequence similarity with seven-hairpin glycosidase (GH47) family members, such as Mns1p and Mnl1p, that hydrolyze 1,2-linked alpha-D-mannose residues; non-essential gene), translated as MSIARLVYSLFRRVRSVLLLFITISLLFYYTFQNEIDILNSYALNDSLPSINNYEHNTEGSSKLDPPDLSSTGSDRIATDKENGNVAVDLSDPATLREKNKYFPLLLKGSSHQIGSNLPISSLLTYKEKYPVLFEYSSPSLTSISQNDVHKIQPAMQLPPDVDMIKQIKDIFMKSWNQEQLLLKSNLRRESTWPIDLIDSLDTLYLCGETKLFQDSVNIIEDFDFRVPPLAMEVIDIPDITTRVLEGLLSAYELSMDKRLLNKAKHVADFILRSFDTPNRIPILKYFWKSDLRNRFPDRTVPSGQLTTMALAFIRLSQLTRLNKYFDAVERVFTTIRQSYNEFDMEFMLPDVVDASGCQLLTQEEIENGAHLKGSSIMKSINENFKFVHCQQLGKFLNPPIDDNSLQEQSQYQAYRINEKTVPILENLFKINDLFQSSYDILDGSSKNANAATMDPSIGSEVEAVDEIIEKRNFKDGTKKDSTKNTVGDKSLIDSQTFLTNSISNIFKFMTFRPMLPKQTENKKFNFLNSILTKSQFMPTTNELDVTIRKSYDVSLYSCRLGGILGLSSRVPHRGGVNTKYILPSSLLEMSEIITESCFMLMEEFDGLLPQKFELDPCTDETNGNCEFNGETKSRMIANGEYETFENDLDVGIKVSNYGKGGNDQKAKRNVLSKDGITETQNIKGDTVGSSKSIAEIDGDEVTQIRRVFTLGKDIKPHITTDDTMGSQWKNHPDWPFWVNKVESRRLLDSNIIESIFYMYRISGEQKWRSMGKQSFGILMQELMELNSGAKGLWQIKEFYENGEKVNNDLPSYWFSRTLKYYLLLFSDGDKVSLDKHILTQGGHIIKKK; from the coding sequence ATGTCCATAGCGCGATTAGTATACTCTCTTTTCAGAAGAGTACGATCGGTTCTCTTACTTTTCATTACCATATCGCTATTGTTTTACTATACGTTCCAGAATGAAATCGATATCTTGAATTCGTACGCTTTAAACGACTCACTACCGTCCATAAACAACTATGAGCACAATACAGAAGGTTCTTCGAAACTGGATCCTCCAGACCTATCGTCAACCGGTTCTGACCGAATAGCCACCGACAAGGAAAATGGCAACGTTGCAGTGGATTTGTCAGATCCAGCTACattgagagaaaaaaacaagtaCTTTCCCTTGCTGTTAAAGGGATCGTCTCACCAGATTGGTTCGAATTTACCAATTTCGTCTCTTTTGACATATAAGGAAAAGTATCCCGTCTTGTTCGAATACTCATCACCTTCCTTAACTTCTATAAGCCAGAATGACGTTCATAAGATACAGCCGGCAATGCAATTGCCACCAGATGTTGATATGATAAAACAGATAAAGGACATTTTCATGAAATCATGGAACCAAGAGCAGTTGCTGCTGAAAAGTAACCTCAGAAGGGAATCTACTTGGCCCATAGATCTAATTGATTCTCTAGATACATTGTATCTATGTGGCGAGACgaaactttttcaagattCTGTTAATATAATAGAAGATTTTGACTTTCGAGTACCTCCGTTAGCAATGGAAGTTATTGATATTCCTGACATCACTACCCGTGTCCTAGAAGGGTTACTGTCTGCATACGAATTATCTATGGATAAACGATTACTTAACAAAGCAAAACATGTTGCAGATTTCATATTAAGATCATTTGATACCCCTAATAGAATTcctattttgaaatatttttggaaatctGATCTGAGAAATCGATTTCCAGACCGTACTGTTCCATCAGGTCAATTGACTACTATGGCACTCGCGTTTATCAGATTGTCACAGTTAACCCGTTTGAATAAGTATTTTGATGCTGTTGAAAGAGTTTTCACCACTATACGTCAATCATATAACGAATTTGATATGGAGTTTATGCTGCCTGACGTCGTTGATGCCTCTGGTTGCCAGTTATTAACTCAAGAGGAAATTGAGAATGGTGCACACCTAAAGGGATCCAGCATCATGAAAAGtatcaatgaaaatttcaagttCGTACACTGTCAGCAGTTAGGGAAATTCTTAAATCCTCCAATAGATGATAATAGCCTCCAAGAACAATCTCAATACCAGGCTTATagaattaatgaaaaaacaGTACCCATTCTAGAAAATctattcaaaatcaatgaCCTCTTCCAATCTTCTTATGATATCCTGGACGGCTCAAGTAAAAATGCTAATGCTGCAACGATGGACCCCAGTATTGGTTCAGAGGTAGAAGCAGTCGACGAAATAAttgagaaaagaaactttaaagACGGTACTAAAAAAGATTCGACAAAAAACACCGTAGGTGATAAATCATTAATAGACTCGCAAACGTTTTTAACAAATTCCATCAGtaacatttttaaattcatGACTTTTCGACCCATGTTGCCCAAGCAAAcggaaaacaaaaagtttaatTTTCTGAATTCCATTCTAACAAAATCTCAATTCATGCCCACGACTAATGAGCTAGATGTCACGATAAGAAAATCTTACGATGTCTCGTTATACTCATGCAGACTTGGCGGCATTCTAGGTTTAAGTTCACGTGTTCCCCACCGAGGCGGTGTCAACACGAAATATATTTTACCATCGTCACTATTGGAAATGAGCGAAATAATAACAGAAAGTTGTTTTATGCTAATGGAGGAGTTCGACGGGCTGCTCCCTCAAAAATTCGAGTTGGACCCTTGCACTGATGAGACTAATGGGAATTGCGAGTTTAACGGCGAAACTAAATCACGAATGATTGCCAACGGCGAATatgaaacttttgaaaatgaccTAGATGTCGGGATCAAAGTTTCGAATTATGGGAAAGGTGGGAATGACCAGAAAGCTAAGAGAAATGTACTAAGCAAAGATGGGATAACAGAGACTCAAAACATAAAAGGTGATACTGTTGGAAGCTCGAAATCGATTGCTGAAATAGACGGCGACGAAGTAACGCAAATACGTAGAGTTTTTACGCTTGGTAAGGATATCAAACCGCATATTACAACGGACGATACCATGGGTTCTCAGTGGAAAAACCATCCAGACTGGCCATTTTGGGTCAACAAGGTAGAATCCAGAAGATTGTTGGATTCGAATATCATTGAATctatattttatatgtaCAGAATCAGTGGAGAACAAAAATGGAGAAGCATGGGTAAGCAGTCTTTTGGAATCTTAATGCAAGAATTAATGGAACTAAACAGTGGTGCCAAAGGATTGTGGCAAATAAAGGAATTTTATGAAAACGGTGAAAAAGTGAACAATGATTTACCTAGCTATTGGTTCTCCAGAACATTAAAATACTATTTGCTACTATTCAGCGATGGTGACAAGGTTTCCCTGGACAAACACATCTTAACTCAAGGAGGGCACataatcaaaaagaaatga
- the BMT6 gene encoding 25S rRNA (uracil2843-N3)-methyltransferase (Methyltransferase required for m3U2843 methylation of the 25S rRNA; S-adenosylmethionine-dependent; green fluorescent protein (GFP)-fusion protein localizes to the cytoplasm; YLR063W is not an essential gene): MLLMRRFAFLTSSVYFKYIPIYSQYHYSSQFPINMNPKKVAQLPVHNKSTLPPQEIIDLFKITFLEELYPKDQDNEKSPLTEQIQAVKSDLYNRDYNAAFNNDSKRIAYCCRWSPSRATSYASVFAHFPELLKIIRCEIDDKDSNVLCIGGGAGGELVALASIFTLSRDFSSKFASALKIDNEVNKKPRNLNIQLVDIADWSTVVEKLTATIKSKWLYGDSEAESFNVNFTHKDCLQMTEPQDIKIYQGLDLITLLFTTNELFTQKKVESIKFLQRLNENCAPGCHLLILESAGSYSHITINNKKFPIQFLIDTILVGNRKDKGTTGPWSLVSENDSIWYRMDPKLDYSIPLENMRFFYRLYVKN, translated from the coding sequence ATGTTGCTTATGAGACGCTTTGCCTTTTTAACTTCTTCAGTATATTTTAAATATATACCAATTTATTCACAATATCATTACTCTTCTCAGTTTCCAATTAACATGAATCCTAAAAAAGTGGCCCAATTGCCCGTTCACAATAAATCAACGCTTCCACCACAGGAAATAATCGATCTTTTTAAAATAACATTCTTAGAAGAGCTATATCCAAAAGATCAAGACAATGAAAAGTCACCGTTAACTGAACAAATACAGGCGGTAAAATCTGACCTTTATAACAGAGATTACAATGCTGCTTTCAATAACGACTCGAAAAGAATAGCATATTGTTGTCGTTGGTCACCGTCCAGAGCAACAAGTTACGCATCAGTATTTGCACATTTCCCTGAGCTTCTAAAGATTATCAGATGCGAAATTGATGACAAGGACTCAAATGTGCTCTGCATAGGTGGCGGCGCTGGTGGTGAGCTGGTTGCATTAGCGAGCATATTCACTTTATCGAGAGATTTTTCGTCTAAATTTGCCTCTGCTTTGAAAATAGACAACGAAGTAAACAAAAAGCCTAGAAATTTAAACATACAACTAGTAGATATCGCCGACTGGTCCACAGTTGTTGAAAAGCTAACAGCTACAATAAAGTCGAAATGGCTATATGGTGATTCAGAAGCAGAGTCATTTAACGTCAACTTTACCCACAAGGACTGCCTACAAATGACAGAGCCACAAGATATCAAGATATATCAAGGCCTCGACCTAATAACTCTACTTTTTACTACAAATGAACTATTTACACAGAAAAAAGTGGAGAGTATAAAATTTCTGCAACGGTTAAACGAGAACTGTGCCCCAGGCTGCCATCTTCTCATACTAGAGAGTGCAGGAAGCTATTCTCACATTACcatcaacaacaagaaGTTCCCAATCCAATTTCTTATCGATACTATCTTAGTAGGCAATAGAAAGGACAAGGGAACGACAGGTCCATGGTCACTAGTATCCGAGAACGACAGTATTTGGTATAGAATGGACCCAAAACTCGACTACTCGATTCCATTGGAAAACATGCGATTCTTTTACCGTCTTTATGTCAAGAACTAA
- the SHM2 gene encoding glycine hydroxymethyltransferase SHM2 (Cytosolic serine hydroxymethyltransferase; converts serine to glycine plus 5,10 methylenetetrahydrofolate; major isoform involved in generating precursors for purine, pyrimidine, amino acid, and lipid biosynthesis) has translation MPYTLSDAHHKLITSHLVDTDPEVDSIIKDEIERQKHSIDLIASENFTSTSVFDALGTPLSNKYSEGYPGARYYGGNEHIDRMEILCQQRALKAFHVTPDKWGVNVQTLSGSPANLQVYQAIMKPHERLMGLYLPDGGHLSHGYATENRKISAVSTYFESFPYRVNPETGIIDYDTLEKNAILYRPKVLVAGTSAYCRLIDYKRMREIADKCGAYLMVDMAHISGLIAAGVIPSPFEYADIVTTTTHKSLRGPRGAMIFFRRGVRSINPKTGKEVLYDLENPINFSVFPGHQGGPHNHTIAALATALKQAATPEFKEYQTQVLKNAKALESEFKNLGYRLVSNGTDSHMVLVSLREKGVDGARVEYICEKINIALNKNSIPGDKSALVPGGVRIGAPAMTTRGMGEEDFHRIVQYINKAVEFAQQVQQSLPKDACRLKDFKAKVDEGSDVLNTWKKEIYDWAGEYPLAV, from the coding sequence ATGCCTTACACTCTATCCGACGCTCATCATAAGTTGATCACCTCTCATTTGGTGGACACCGACCCTGAAGTGGACTCCATTATCaaggatgaaattgaaagacAAAAGCACTCCATCGATTTGATTGCTTCTGAAAATTTCACCTCAACCTCCGTTTTCGATGCCCTTGGAACTCCATTGTCCAACAAATACTCTGAAGGTTATCCAGGTGCTCGTTACTACGGTGGTAATGAACACATTGACAGAATGGAAATTCTATGTCAACAAAGAGCTTTGAAAGCTTTCCATGTTACTCCAGACAAATGGGGTGTTAACGTCCAAACTTTATCTGGTTCTCCTGCTAACTTGCAGGTTTATCAAGCTATTATGAAGCCTCATGAAAGATTGATGGGTCTATACCTACCAGATGGTGGTCATTTGTCTCACGGTTACGCTACtgaaaacagaaaaatttctgCTGTTTCCACATACTTCGAATCTTTCCCATACAGAGTTAACCCAGAAACCGGTATTATCGACTACGATACTTTAGAAAAGAACGCCATCCTATATAGACCAAAGGTTCTTGTTGCTGGTACTTCAGCATACTGTCGTTTAATTGACTACAAGAGAATGAGAGAAATCGCCGACAAATGTGGTGCTTACTTGATGGTAGACATGGCCCACATTTCTGGTTTGATCGCCGCAGGTGTCATCCCATCTCCTTTCGAATACGCTGATATCGTTACCACCACCACTCACAAGTCTTTGAGAGGTCCACGTGGTGCtatgattttcttcagaAGAGGTGTGAGATCTATCAACCCTAAGACCGGTAAGGAAGTTCTATACGACTTGGAAAACCCAATTAACTTCTCTGTTTTCCCAGGTCACCAAGGTGGTCCACACAACCATACCATTGCTGCTTTGGCCACTGCTTTGAAGCAAGCTGCCACTCCAGAATTCAAGGAATACCAAACTCAAGTCTTGAAGAATGCTAAGGCTTTGGAAAGTGAATTTAAGAACTTGGGCTACAGATTAGTTTCCAACGGTACCGATTCTCACATGGTTCTAGTATCCTTGAGAGAAAAGGGTGTTGATGGTGCTCGTGTTGAATACATTTGTGAAAAGATTAACATTGCTTTGAACAAAAACTCTATTCCAGGTGACAAATCTGCTTTGGTTCCAGGTGGTGTCCGTATTGGGGCTCCAGCCATGACCACTAGAGGAATgggtgaagaagatttcCACAGAATTGTTCAATACATTAACAAGGCTGTAGAATTCGCTCAACAAGTTCAACAAAGCTTGCCAAAGGATGCTTGTAGATTAAAGGACTTCAAAGCCAAGGTCGACGAAGGCTCTGATGTTTTGAACACCtggaaaaaggaaatttaCGACTGGGCTGGCGAATACCCATTGGCTGTGTAA
- the FRS1 gene encoding phenylalanine--tRNA ligase subunit beta (Beta subunit of cytoplasmic phenylalanyl-tRNA synthetase; forms a tetramer with Frs2p to generate active enzyme; able to hydrolyze mis-aminoacylated tRNA-Phe, which could contribute to translational quality control) has translation MPTVSVNKQQLFDLLGKNYTSQEFDELCFEFGMEMDEDTTEEALKTGEEPELKLDISANRYDLLCIEGISQSLNEYLERKERPDYKLSKPTTKLIIDKSTEQIRPFATAAVLRNIKLNEKSYASFIALQDKLHANLCRNRSLVAMGTHDLDSIEGPFHYRALPPKDIKFVPLNQTQEFTGDKLIEFYKSPEQKNNIGRYVHIIEDSPVFPVIMDSKDRVCSLPPLINSEHSKISVNTRNILIDITATDKTKAEIVLNILTTMFSRYCDEPFTVEPVEIVSEHNGQSRLAPNFNDRIMDVSIKYINSCLGLDQSADEIAHCLKKMSLHAVQSKEDKDILHVDIPVTRPDILHACDIMEDAAVGYGFNNLPKGEKLSNANFIAKPLPINKVSDIFRVASSQATWVEVLPLTLCSHDENFKFLRQSDNGDLAVKLANPKTLEYQVVRTTLLPGILKTVKENRKHSLPIKVFETGDVVFKDDKLERKAYNERHWAAIYVGKNSGFEIIQGLLGKIMQTFRTEWIADYGAAASGRGYWIEEDDSVKTYFPGRGAKVMFRSKEGAEPKQIGHLGVLHPEVMMNFDVPFAASFVEVNAEVFL, from the coding sequence ATGCCTACCGTCTCCGTGAACAAGCAGCAATTATTTGATCTTCTAGGCAAAAACTACACTTCCCAAGAGTTCGATGAATTATGTTTTGAATTCGGTATGGAAATGGACGAAGACACCACAGAGGAGGCCTTGAAAACCGGGGAGGAGCCGGAATTGAAGCTTGATATCAGTGCCAATCGTTACGATTTGCTTTGTATCGAAGGTATTTCACAGTCGCTGAACGAATACTTGGAACGTAAAGAAAGACCTGACTATAAATTAAGCAAGCCAACCACTAAGTTGATCATCGACAAATCAACGGAGCAAATTAGACCTTTTGCTACCGCTGCTGTATTGAGAAATATCAAGCTTAACGAAAAATCTTACGCTTCTTTTATTGCCTTGCAAGATAAATTACATGCCAATCTATGTAGAAACAGAAGCTTGGTTGCCATGGGTACTCACGATTTAGATTCAATTGAAGGTCCATTCCATTACAGAGCTCTACCACCAAAGGACATCAAGTTCGTACCATTGAATCAAACCCAAGAGTTTACTGGTGACAAATTGATCGAGTTTTATAAATCTCCAGAACAGAAAAACAACATAGGGAGATACGTTCACATTATTGAGGATTCTCCAGTCTTCCCAGTTATTATGGACAGCAAAGATCGTGTTTGCTCCCTGCCACCATTAATCAATAGTGAACATTCGAAGATCTCTGTGAACACCCGTAACATTTTGATTGATATAACCGCCACCGATAAGACCAAAGCCGAGATCGTTTTGAACATATTAACTACAATGTTCTCACGTTATTGTGACGAACCATTCACGGTTGAGCCTGTAGAAATTGTCTCTGAACACAATGGCCAATCCCGTTTGGCGCCAAACTTCAACGATAGAATTATGGATGTCTCCATTAAGTACATCAACTCCTGTCTTGGCCTAGATCAATCCGCTGATGAAATTGCTCATTGTCTAAAGAAGATGTCGTTGCATGCCGTTCAATCAAAGGAAGACAAGGACATCTTGCACGTTGACATTCCGGTAACTAGACCTGATATTTTGCACGCTTGTGATATAATGGAAGATGCCGCTGTCGGTTATGGTTTCAATAATTTGCCAAAGGGTGAGAAATTATCCAATGCCAACTTCATTGCCAAACCATTACCAATCAACAAGGtttctgatattttcaGAGTTGCATCCTCTCAAGCCACGTGGGTTGAGGTTTTACCATTGACCTTATGTTCGCACgatgaaaactttaaaTTTCTAAGACAATCCGACAATGGTGATTTAGCTGTCAAATTGGCCAACCCAAAGACTTTGGAATACCAAGTTGTTAGAACCACTTTATTGCCTGGTATCTTAAAGACAGTCAAGGAAAACAGAAAACATTCCTTGCCAATCAAAGTCTTTGAAACCGGTGACGTTGTATTTAAAGACGACAAACTAGAAAGGAAGGCGTACAATGAACGTCACTGGGCTGCCATCTACGTGGGTAAGAATTCTGGGTTTGAAATCATTCAAGGGTTATTGGGTAAAATCATGCAAACTTTTAGAACAGAGTGGATTGCAGACTACGGTGCTGCTGCTTCTGGCAGAGGTTACTGGattgaagaagacgatTCTGTGAAAACCTACTTCCCAGGTAGAGGTGCCAAGGTCATGTTCAGATCCAAAGAAGGCGCTGAGCCAAAGCAAATCGGCCACTTGGGTGTCTTGCATCCTGAAGTCATGATGAATTTCGACGTTCCATTCGCTGCATCCTTTGTAGAGGTTAATGCCGAAGTCTTCCTATAA
- the REX2 gene encoding Rex2p (3'-5' RNA exonuclease; involved in 3'-end processing of U4 and U5 snRNAs, 5S and 5.8S rRNAs, and RNase P and RNase MRP RNA; localized to mitochondria and null suppresses escape of mtDNA to nucleus in yme1 yme2 mutants; RNase D exonuclease; role in preventing L-A mycovirus pathogenesis), with the protein MKWLLFPARIVARTRPNLFSLYRRSVSQYLRPRTIQNLQSMAQTPELKTKLFKPLVWIDCEMTGLDHVNDRIIEICCIITDGHLAPVKAADGQGDSHYESVIHYGPEVMNKMNEWCIEHHGNSGLTAKVLASEKTLAQVEDELLEYIQRYIPDKNVGVLAGNSVHMDRLFMVREFPKVIDHLFYRIVDVSSIMEVARRHNPALQARNPKKEAAHTAYSDIKESIAQLQWYMDNYLKPPQETESVESIGSEQPESPSSSTSSLKRQRTDF; encoded by the coding sequence ATGAAGTGGTTGTTGTTTCCGGCAAGAATCGTAGCTCGCACTCGCCCAAACCTCTTCTCGCTGTACAGAAGATCCGTTTCACAGTACTTACGTCCTCGAACCATCCAAAACCTGCAATCAATGGCGCAAACACCCGAACTTAAAACCAAGCTGTTCAAACCCTTGGTCTGGATCGACTGCGAGATGACCGGTTTAGACCACGTGAATGACAGAATTATCGAGATTTGCTGCATCATCACCGATGGACACCTGGCACCCGTCAAAGCGGCCGATGGCCAAGGAGACTCGCATTATGAGAGCGTCATCCATTATGGTCCCGAGGtgatgaacaaaatgaaCGAGTGGTGTATTGAGCACCACGGTAATAGCGGTCTCACCGCCAAAGTTTTGGCAAGTGAGAAGACTTTGGCCCAGGTAGAAGATGAGCTGCTCGAGTACATCCAGCGCTACATCCCAGACAAGAACGTTGGCGTCTTGGCAGGCAATAGTGTACATATGGACCGCTTGTTCATGGTCCGCGAGTTTCCCAAGGTCATTGATCATCTCTTTTACAGAATAGTTGACGTCAGTAGCATCATGGAAGTTGCCCGCAGACACAATCCCGCTTTACAAGCACGTaatccaaaaaaagaagctgCCCACACTGCTTATAGTGATATCAAAGAGAGCATAGCTCAATTGCAATGGTACATGGACAACTACTTGAAGCCACCACAGGAAACAGAGTCGGTCGAGTCAATCGGATCTGAACAGCCGGAGTCACCATCTTCATCTACCtcatctttgaaaagaCAACGCACCGATTTTTAA